GACTTCAGATACAGCAATACACACCAAAAAGAAAGGTTGGACACATCACACTCGAGTCAAAGGTCCCGTGAATGCGCCGAAGAAGTGGGCAGTAGAGACTGATCCAGGAACATTGAAAGTGTGGCTGAAATTACAGGAAACTTAGCAAAGACTGATgaattgtgcatgtaaaatctttttgactTGTCTCATTTGGGGAACTCTCTTGGAACTTTTCTTGTTTGTACTAGATATTACAATTTGTTGAACTGTATTGTTAGGAATTatgggtattcttttttttttaatttttattttattttataacatttttttgacagtacatatgcatgggtaattttttacaacattatcccttgcacttacttctattcagattttttcccttcctcccccaaccccctcccccagattgGGTATTCTATACTAGTAAGGAGAATGAGGTATGACCCAAACCCAAAGGGTTGGAGACTGTGccttgtatatgcatgtataattttatgtGGGTACATCCTTTGTACTGGTACCTCGAGAGCAGTGGGGTATGAAAATACCTTTGAAACCCTGATACAAACAATAGCTACTAGCTTTAAATTGACTGACTGTTGGATATGTGGGGGACTTGATCAACTTACACAGTGGCCCTGGGTTCCTGTTCCCCTGTCTCTGGCCTGGAGCTTGAGCAACAGGTCAGTAATATATAATGGAACAGGTTTCTAGTCAGCAGAAGAAAAGCATCACTGGACCCTGACTAGTACAGTTTTAGGGAGATATTGCCTACATCAGATTGGTACAAGGCCATGGATGGGAGAAAGTGAATGTACATGGACATTTACTTGCAGGTCAGAGAAGGGAGCTATTTTAGACTACAGTAGGTATGTGAATAGATGGAATCAAACCAGTATAACAAGTTAGGTTGGATCAGTAATTCGCTGAATCCAACGTTGTAATAGTAGTCAGGGATGTGTGAGGAAAATGCCACCTGCCTGTTTATTCCCTGATCGAGAGGGACCCCAGatatgaacatgtataacctTGAATAGCATAGCACTAGATTCAACTTACACTTCAATGGAATGGAAGTGGGAGAATAGAGAAAGCACTgttaggaaaatatttaatagtttcTGGAGCTGTCAGGATCTAACTGGGGAAAATGGTTGCATCTGCCAGTGGGTAGTTGAAAGTCTTCTTTGGAGATGTAATTCTAATACGTGGGGGAGAGCCCTTAGGTCCCTGGGATGTGAGGTATTTTCCAACTTCAAGTGGATCCTTCATATTTTAGTATGAAAATAATCCTGCCCAGAAGGggcattattggatctgtggtcagACAGCTTATACCCATTTACCCAAAAATGGGACTGGGGTTTGTTATATAGGTATAATTagacctaaatttttctttctctcatcaagcATTGGCAGGTAATTGGGGATTCAGTTGTACAAAGATTTGAAAAGGGAAACACAAAGTGTAGACAGCTCCCTAACCTGCATTGATTTTTCTTTGACTCAAACAAATGATGCCAATGGGTGGGGAGATGCCTGGCCTCCagagaatttttaataatagcaccATTAATTTTGGCAAGCATTAGTTTGTTCATCTCTCAAATGAAGCCAAGGCTTATAAATGCTATTGACCTCAAAGAATTGTACTAAAGGACCAAggaggtaaatatatatatatatatatatatatatatatatatatatatatatatatatatataattagtcaGTCAGTCTCTGAGCATCAAGGCTGAGTGATAAGATAAATTCCTATAACTTAAGGCAGACTCCTTACTTGGGTAGGCAGGAATTACTCCTGGGAGACCCAGTTTCTGTTCAGAGTTCAGGAACAATTGCCTGGGGGAAGACACCTCTTTTCTTGATCCCTTCCATAAGAGAACAGGGCAAAGTAGCTCATCAAAAATTCTGATTGGCTAGGATTCTCCTATCCACGTGCCTTGAAGCAGCTAAATCTTATCTCCCCAGTGAATGTCCTACAATCAGGGTTGATTTCTTTTGTCAGGGGAGTTCACTAACCAAGGGGCTTTAAGGCATTTCAGGATCTGCTTTGATGTGGTTGGTTGAAACAGCAACCActgaccatcaatttattgatttctgGCAAGCCTAATTAGTTACTTGATTATTAATAACTCAGAAACTAAAGAGGTCAATTTGAGCTCTGGTGGACCAGATGCTTTCTTGATGCTTCCTCATAAGTTCTTTGATTCAAGTCTCCATAGAGCCTCTATAGTTGCCATTGGGGTAGTAGAAAAAtgtctggcttcagacactgaaATGTGGTATGACTTCAAATATTCCTTTACCCTTATTAGTTGTTTCTTTGGCAAAATAACTTCAAATGATCAGAGATTTTGACACAAAAGAGACTCAGGGACCTCAATGTAGCCAAGTGTGATGGGATCACTTGAAATTAGTCAACTTTTATCTTGGCATTTCTAcactgaaaaagtaaaaaacaaacaaacaaaaaaaaaaaaaaacactttaaaaacaaaaacgaaaaatTTTTCCGAAGAGTGAGTCTGAGCTAAATTCAGAAGATTCAAACTCTACTTCTGGATAGAAGTTGGGCCTTGTTAATGCACCTTCTGAGAAATTCAAAATATGTCTTATACTAGAAGTTACTTTCTCCCTCCCTATGGTAGCTCCCTCCCCATTAATGAAACAACACTCTTTGCAGAGAGTCAAACATGCCAGTACCATGCCAAACACCAAAGACTCCCTGTCCACTGGAATCCCATTTctggtgccttttatctctactttcATCTTTTACTTActactagactttaactttacttccaaaccccataataaacctcttttctcAATCTacgtttttgggcctgtaaattcctgtACAGGGGACTCTTGCTCTGCTACTAGatgtcatttaactctgtatccttgagcCGAATCCAGAGGGGTTACAGGAAAGAtgcatttgacttcctgtactcagaacctgccactagacctcaattaaccctaatttcatttagttatcCCTTCTCTAGATTTCATCACCATGACAGAGATAAAGTGATAATATAACCAAGCTACAGATGGACAGGACAGAAAAGTGATCACTGACAGTTATGATTAGCAAAAATATGACTATTTTACATACAAGCTAGCAGATAAATTTAGCCAGCTGTTGGCTGGCAAATAAtgctttttgttattttgctcagaataattttcaatatttactgatggtttatagaatctcagaattgatcattagcAGAAAAAAAGCTCTTCCCTTCCCAATCCTGTTGCCTTCTTTACAATGCTATTTTACTTAATTCAATTACCATTGTTTTTTAGCTACCTATAACTTTAGCAGAAACTCTACAAACTATTGGGAGAGAAAGATGAGCAAATTAGACCCTGCCCTTAAAGAAGACATTTGTGACAGAAAGGTTGGGTGAGGGAATGGAAACCAGAAATTGCCAAATAAGTTTTACACCCACTAAATCTTCTTCtggtaattttatttataaaaaagaaaattcaattaaagtgctttatatactgAACTGTTTGTAAAAATACATTCtctatgaaaatatattcagaagaactccacatgtttaacttgtattggaTTGTTTGTTCTCTAGGGGATGGGAGGAGTCTCTAGGGGATGGGgacaggaggaaggaagggagaaaaatttgggatacatggttttacaaagatgaatattaaaaattgtctttgtatgtatttgggaaaaaaattaccttttaagTAAGAGTGGGAACAAAAAAAATGCATTGCATTACATAAGAAACAAGGCTGTTCTTCAGTTATTCCCAGTAGTAGCATTTTAGACATTTTCAATGATGAAGTTGCTTGTGCAGAGGATGGattaggagggaaagagacactTTGCAGAGAGATAGAAGTCACTGCAAATAAAAGAGGCCCCATTGTTCTGGTGACTTTCCTCTTAAAGCAGAGGATGAACATATGTTCTCATGGGCATGGTCTTCATGTGAAGGTAGAATTAAATGACTAGAGAGGTAGATACCTTCCAGATCACAAATTCTGTGACTTTCCATAAGTAGATGAAAGGGAAAGGGGCAGAGGATCAGTCTTGGAAACTGGGtgtggaagggaaaaggaaagaatctggCTATAGAATGTTCTGTCTCCTGAAAGTCTATGTACAAATCAGATTTGAAAATCATTGTTCTAAACCTCCATGTTTTCCTAGCATTCCTCCTTGCAGACACAGGATCCCTCTCAGCTTGGTGAAAACCTAAAGGTGCTGACCAGAGGTGTGAACtcaaggggtggggggaagggtgcTGCAACCAGTAGGAGTTGACAGGTTAAGCTGCAGGATTCTAGGCCAGGGGATTCACACCTCTGGGAGGCTCCAGGAGGGCTGGGCTACCTCCTATAAAAGGAGAGGATTCTTCTCCTCAGAAGCATTGCCTTGACTGCCAGTGAAGTGTCTTCATCTCAGCTgctgaagaagagaaggaacTGGAGAAAGAAGAATGGATTCTGCTGTAGAAATGCTGCAGAAAGTGCAGATTGATCTCACCTGCAGCATCTGTAGGAGCTACTTCTGTGAGCCAGTCACCCTCCATTGTGGGCACAGCTTTTGCAAGGAATGTCTCTCCTCCTGCTGGAGGGCAGCAACCCTGGCTTTCTCTTGTCCTGAATGCAGACAAGTGCCCCAGATCAGAGCAGTGCCTCCAGTCAATGAGCGCCTAGCACAGCTGACTGACCTGGTCAAAAAGTTCAGCTCCCAGATTTTGCAGAGTACTAAGGGGCAGAGCCAGTGTGCCCTTCATGGGAAAGTCTTCAAGCTCTTTTGTGAACATGACCAGACACCACTGTGTGTGAGATGCTGTGAAACTCCAGAGCATGAGGCTCATGGGATCTCTCCTGTAGGAGAGGCTGCTCCCAAGTGCAGGAAGCAGCTCCAAGACATGCAGAGAAATTTGGGGAAGCATTTTAAAGAAGCTGAGAACCTCCTAGCTCAGCAGAACTCTGTGAATTGGAGAAGAATGATCACAGAAGAATTCCGCAAACTGCACCGCCTAGTGGAGGCACAAGAATTCAGCTGTATTGAAAGAATAAGGCAAGAGCAAAGAGCAAGGCAGGACACATTAACCCAGAATATACAAACCCTTCAGAAGCTCAAGTTAGAACTGCAGGAAACAAGCTACCAACCTGACCTGGATCTGCTACAGGATGCCAAGCAGTTGCTGGAAAGGAGTGAGTCAGAGCTGTCCCAGAGGGCCAACACTGCCATCCCAGAGCTGAGAGAGTATCCCATCCCTGGCCTGATAGAGATGCTCAATCGATTCAGAGTGGACCTCACAATAGATCCCGGATCTGCCACTTCCTATGTAAGGGTTTCTAAGGATCTGAAGAGTTTGAAGGCTACAGAAAAGTGGAAGGTGTCCCAGCATCTTGAAGACTCGGATTGCCATGCTGTCCTTGCTAAGCAGGCCTTCAGCTCAGGCAGACACTACTGGGAGGTGGATGTGAGTCAGCTACCCCAGTGGGCACTGGGGATCTACACCCCCTACTTGAGGAGAAAAAGGGGCAGGGATGTGGAGTCCTGTGACTATGCCTTCTTGCTTATATGTGCCAAAAAGGAAGACAATTATTTTATAGGATCATCtcctggatcactgaaccatcGGTTGAAAGGCCCTATACCCAGGGTTGGGGTCTACTTGGAATATAGCCCTGGAACTCTTGTTTTTTACAATGTTCTCCAGCGCTCTCTTATTTATAAGTTCCACCCCATTTCTTTAACAGCACCCATTGCACCCGTCTTTTGTCCCGGCCCCCCACTTCTAGGAACTGAGCCTCGTCCCATGACTCTTTGTCCAGTGGACTCCCATCTTTGTGCTTGTTGCTTTTCATCTCAATGAGCGTTTCTCCAGAGAACACTTCTCAAACCACCAGCAGGCTCCCAGACTTTGGTCATTCCATTTCCAGCTTTCCTCCAAGAGAAGGAGGATTGCCTATTTCATGATGAAGAGTCCTGATCACTCAAGACGTTTTCCTTCCACCCTGCAAGCTGAAAAATCTCATTCCCAAGTGTTCTGTACCCTCTTAGTGGATCCTGTCTGTTAACAAATTTTCACAGTCAATTCTGTTTCAGTAATTAAAAATAGACCAAAACCTCTCATTTGAGACCATGGTTTCCCTATCCTTATGTGAGAAATAACTCTTGGATTCAGAAAGGGGGGATGTTAAAAGTCTGCTTTATTAGACATTTGCAGGAGTGGGTGTGTCTCATTATAGAGTAGATATTCACCAGGAGAGAGGAAGATCAAGCACTATATCCCAGTTCCTTGTTTCCCTATTAGCTAGGAGGTATTCTAGGTGATACAGTGTCCCATCCAGCGGGACAAAAACATGGACCTAGAAGAGAAGAATAGGgaacctggggggggggaagggggagggagggggggacaGGAGACTCAAAGAATGGAGACAAGACAGGCTTTCTGATCAAGTCTCGTTTATTGTAAGGATAAGCATAAACTTATATAGGGTAAAATGGAGCAAGAAACAAAGGCTATAAATCCGCAGAAAGTTCTTGTGACAGGAGTTATTCCAGAATGTAACTTGTGTGGAGACAGAATTCTTTACCCAGGGATGGTAAAAATATAACCTTTGCCCCAGATGTAAATTGTGTGGAGACAGGCTTCTTTACCCTAGGTGGATATTTGCCTAGGAATATGACCTTTGCCCTCAGCTCAGTGCTGGCTCCCCACAggtcccttttttttcttttttaaatgtggaGAAGGCGTTATGCCCAGCGACTTGTGCCTGGCTTAGGTTGTTCCTTTGGGGAAAAGTCTTACCCATCATAGGAAGGAtatacatgtgcatttcttcCTGGCTTAGGTTGACCAATCCTTGAGGAATCTTACCCGTCATTGGCTAACCAGGTCTCGATGGCCTCAGAATGCTCCCAATATTCACATAAGAGTCATGGGGGTCATCACCTGTTTCAAGGCGGTGATAATAAACCTGAATGGGTTTTGCCAAAACATTGTCTATCTGAGATTTTACAAAGGTCTCCGAAAAACCCAGGGGccaaagaataaaagtaaaatgaaagcaaatagggGTCCAATAAGAGGGAGAAGATATGGAAGTATCCCATGTAATCCACTCCACAGGGGATTGTCAAAGAGTTCTTTGCGCGGCTTAACCAAGTCTTCCTGGAGCTTCCTTATCTTATCCCGCACAATTCCAGACTTGTTAGCATAGAAACAGCAGCATTCCTGTAGGGCTAAACATATCCCCTCTTGTCCTGCAGTAAGGAGGTCTAAACTACGCTTATTTTGCAAGACTACTTCGGCCAGACTGTCAATTTGATCTTGAAGATCATTAATAGTGCTGGAAAGGGTTTGAACATCATCAATGAGTTGATTGGAAAGTTTGGTATAGGAGTGGACAGCAACCCCTAGCCCTGTTGAGCCCTCTGCTCCTGGGATGCCGAGACCAACCAGAAAAGGTATGAAGAGGACAGCCCTTTTCTTTCGGCCACTTATGTAGTCAAGGCTTGGGAGAGGGAATGGTTCATCTCCTGGAATGATATCAATGTCAGGGAGGACAGAGGCTTGAACACAAGTGCCAGTCCAATTTATTGGAAGGGCTGTGAAAGCTAAATTACTGCCACACACAAACACCTGACCAGAGTCAGGGCAAAGAGGAGAGGGAATAACAGTGGAGGGATCAGGATAGGAAGTGGGAGTAATGGAAGAGCAATTAGTAAAAGTGACAAATCCTACATCTACGTCATAGGTATTGTTTTGAGGGGCTTGCTCTATACACCGGTCCCAAGTAAATCCTACAGGCTTTACACGGAAAGGAATTGCAATGGTGCAATTGTTTGACAAAGTTTTGTTCGTGTCACTAATAGGAATAGCAATAGGCATAGGGGTGCCAAGAGTCACACACAGCCAGCAATCTTTTGCCAAAGTGGGATTAGTTGAATTCAATGTTCTGAATGCGGCCTCTAAAATGGAGGAGGTTTGAGTGTCAAGGTCCGTATTTCACGATTTAGGCAATGCTAGAGGGTGATAGTGTAATAAATTCTTCAATCTGCTGTTGCACTACCTCTTCCCTCACCATGTCTGTTGGTCCTCCTCCATCAGAAATGTATATAGGAGCAATGACAGGCCAACAGACATCTTTTCCTATAGTGTCTAGGCAGGAAGCCTATTGATAGGGACTGTGACCTGTAGGGTGAGAGAAATCCCAGTCCCCTCCTCTAGAGCCACTAAATGACCTCTGGAGTATAGCTGTAAGATAAGTATTACCATCTGTGTGGGTACATTGTTGGACATGATCTTAGCAGGAGGAATGCATTGCCAGGGCAAAGGAACAGCCTTTAGGGCAAGGTCCTGGTCAGTTGTTAGAAGAAGGGATTATAGTGGGTTTTTTAATGCACTGGTAGCTGGTGTATGTGACTATTCCCCCTGAAAGGATTTCCCTAGACAAATAAGATTTAAAGGTGCCACAATCGGTGATAGAGAAAGATTTTGGGGTGACAGTAGTATATCCCCCCCTGCATTTGCAAGGAGCCCCATTCAGTTGTTTGAGTAACTCGGCCCTCTTGACTGGTGGCCCGAAGCCTCCCTCAGTAAGGGGATCGAGGATTAACAATGTCCCAAGCAGGATCATGCAATTGGTTGTCTTCATGAcctgtaaaaagaggaaaatgtgtcTCAGGGAGAAtcatcttccctggaaaaggttattttatcattattttctgaATGATTATCTATTTGTTTTACTAGGCACTCTGGCAACCACCTGGCAGATTTCATTTCTTTAGAGTAAATGCAAACTGACCCTCGGCCTCAAATAAGGACCGGATCGGGGCCATGCCATTTGTTGGTTAGAGGGTCCTTCCATAATACTTCTGCATAACTGTGAGCAGAATTGGAGTGCCAGAGGCGATCAGCTGCAGTTTTATCTTTGATATCAAGATgtaagaaattcaaaatataaataaggcATGGTTGACGAGGTTCCGAGGGGATCCTTTAATAGGGCATAGAGTGCCCTTTTTTAGTTTAAGAATGGTATTTTTAAGGGTTTGATGAGCCCTTTCTACTATGCCTTGGCCTTGGGGATTATAGGGAATGCCAGTGACATGTTGAATGGAAAGAGTGGCGCAGAAGGCTTTGAAAGATTGGCCAATGTATCCCAGGCCATTGTCAGTTTTAATAGAAGTAGGCATTCCCATGACTAAGAGGCAGGCTAGTACATGAGCAATGACATGTTTACAGGCTTCTCCAGATTGAAGTGTGGCAAAAAGGAATCCACTATAGGTATCTATGGTCACTGAAATCGGAGAGATGAGTAACACCCATCTGCCACACTTCATTTGGAAGTAATCCACGTGGATTGACCCTGAGATGGGGTGTAGGTAAGAAGGTGACACATGCAGTGCATTGTTTAACTATCTGGCGAGCTTGTTCACGAGTGATTTTAAATAACAAGTGCAAAGTATGGGCATTAAAGTAATGGAGGGAGTGTGCACGTTGTGCATCTTGTATAGCAGAAGAAAGAAGGGTATAACATGAGCGAGTACCAAGATCAGCAAGGGCATTCCCTTCAGACAAAGGCCCAGGCAGGCCGGTGTGGGCACGAAGGTGGCATAGGTAAAAGGGAGCTGAGTGGGAACGAATGGCAGATTGTATTTGAAGGAATAAATCAGTAGCAGTAGAAGTTGGCTTGATGTATGTGACAGTCTCAAGAAGTGGGACGGATTGAGCAATATAAGAACTATCAGTATAGATATTAAGGGGAGTATCTGGGTATGTGTGGAGGACAGTAAACACTGCAAAGAGTTCATCAAGCTGAGCAGAGACATAGGGGGTAGTGATGGAAGTGGTGTGGCCATGGACAACATAGGCAGCAACACTGGTAGAGGAGCCATCAGTAAATACAGCAAGTGCAGAGGGTAAAGGATGAGGTGAGGTTTTATTtgggaatacaaaagggtggggTTCTGCAGAACTGCAAAAGCTTGTCTGCAGGATAGTGATTGTCAATGCTACCAGCGAAGGAGGAATAGGCAATAGGCCACAGATCAGTGGTTTGGAATAGCCAGTCCACTTCTGCCTTAGAATAAGGCTGTATAATTACATCTGggtcttttccaaaatatttaatgctagatTCCCGGGCAGAAATAACAAGCTTAAATAGTAGGGTACAATGACCTTACCAGGAGTGGCGGGGAGATGGACCCACAAAATAGGGGAGGACTGCCAAAAAACTCCTGTAGGGGTATGGTGGGTGGCACAAATAATGAAGCGGAGGGACTCAGAGTAATTTATAAAGGTGACAAATTGTTCTTGGATAGCATGTTCTACTCTAGAGAGGGCTTGTACACCTTCTTTAGTCAGACTCCTAGGTGACCTGGGGTCTGGATCACCCTTGAGTATGTCAAACAGGGGTTTCAGGTCTCCTGTGATAAGTTTGAGATAGGGGCGGATCCAATTAATATCTCCCAGGagtttctg
This sequence is a window from Sminthopsis crassicaudata isolate SCR6 chromosome 1, ASM4859323v1, whole genome shotgun sequence. Protein-coding genes within it:
- the LOC141547675 gene encoding tripartite motif-containing protein 43-like; protein product: MDSAVEMLQKVQIDLTCSICRSYFCEPVTLHCGHSFCKECLSSCWRAATLAFSCPECRQVPQIRAVPPVNERLAQLTDLVKKFSSQILQSTKGQSQCALHGKVFKLFCEHDQTPLCVRCCETPEHEAHGISPVGEAAPKCRKQLQDMQRNLGKHFKEAENLLAQQNSVNWRRMITEEFRKLHRLVEAQEFSCIERIRQEQRARQDTLTQNIQTLQKLKLELQETSYQPDLDLLQDAKQLLERSESELSQRANTAIPELREYPIPGLIEMLNRFRVDLTIDPGSATSYVRVSKDLKSLKATEKWKVSQHLEDSDCHAVLAKQAFSSGRHYWEVDVSQLPQWALGIYTPYLRRKRGRDVESCDYAFLLICIRGPEAAHAMALGLGSSMGIIDRQEKELRNPGTRRDGYRERLD